A single Limanda limanda chromosome 19, fLimLim1.1, whole genome shotgun sequence DNA region contains:
- the LOC133025893 gene encoding histone-lysine N-methyltransferase SETDB1-B-like has protein sequence MSASLCETMNETMSEATHWGNDSDDRIKNAVVVLTRLPDYKISALRPPTPLQFYSEDESPSSSDSDMQVEPGDDDSDSDYSVSNNKPNTVRREAPRAQAPRAQAASTSGSNNNNGAEVVAAPSFDPESKVRPNLPEEEVKVDMVVLARRRAMTWKRGKILEIVTKEDGRIKYKVGFEERGKSLVSGHHIAFDQTPTLEQLYIGAPVVVRVQTNNPLYQPGILAELPSRKNHLRFLVFLDDHTPIYVSLPLLHLVCRPLEDVLEGLPDNNHRCFMKRYLKDWPFPHSTQYKAGQTVHVELNGVQTSCEVQEVDCSLIMVEFETNHLEQWIYRGSVRLQQHMARILESNENEGK, from the exons AtgtctgcctctctgtgtgAGACCATGAATGAGACCATGAGTGAGGCGACTCATTGGGGGAACGACTCTGATGATCGAATCAAAAACGCAGTGGTGGTGTTGACCAGACTCCCAGATTATAAGATCAGCGCTCTACGGCCCCCGACGCCGCTGCAGTTCTACAGTGAAGACGAGTCCCCCAGCAGCTCGGACTCTGACATGCAGGTGGAGCCCGGAGATGATGACAGTGATTCAGATTATTCCGTGTCAAACAACAAACCGAACACGGTGAGGAGGGAAGCACCGAGAGCACAAGCACCGAGAGCACAAGCAGCGTCAACAAgcggcagcaacaacaacaacg GGGCTGAAGTGGTGGCCGCCCCAAGCTTCGACCCTGAATCAAAGGTCCGTCCTAACCTGCCAGAGGAAGAGGTCAAAGTGGACATGGTGGTGCTGGCCAGACGGAGGGCCATGACGTGGAAGCGAGGAAAAATACTGGAAATAGTGACAAAGG AAGATGGACGGATAAAGTACAAAGTTGGTTTTGAAGAAAGGGGGAAGAGCCTCGTCTCTGGACACCACATCGCCTTCGACCAAACACCGACGCTGGAGCAGCTGTATATCGGCGCTCCTGTGGTGGTCCGGGTTCAAACCAACAATCCCCTGTACCAGCCGGGTATCTTAGCAGAGCTCCCAAGTAGAAAGAACCACTTAAG GTTCTTGGTCTTTTTGGATGATCACACACCGATCTATGTTAGTTTACCTCTTCTTCACCTGGTGTGCCGACCAT TGGAGGACGTTCTCGAGGGCCTTCCTGACAACAATCACAGGTGTTTCATGAAGCGCTACCTGAAGGATTGGCCCTTCCCACATTCAACCCAGTACAAAGCGGGACAGACCGTGCATGTCGAGCTGAATGGAGTCCAGACGAGTTGTGAGGTGCAAGAGGTCGACTGCAGCTTGATAATGGTCGAATTTGAG ACGAATCATCTCGAGCAGTGGATCTACCGCGGCTCTGTAAGACTGCAGCAACACATGGCAAGGATATTGGAATCGAATGAGAATGAGGGGAAGTGA
- the LOC133026486 gene encoding cortexin domain-containing 1 protein-like, which translates to MDHELILTRPRLTGESTVTTAHMDRGPRPATQFEVDVDLGFALFFLALLCFFLLATVVRCAQTVVDPYGSISTSTYEEEQIN; encoded by the exons ATGGACCACGAGCTGAT ACTAACAAGGCCGAGGCTGACGGGAGAATCCACAGTCACCACAGCCCACATGGACCGGGGTCCTCGCCCTGCGACACAGTTTGAGGTGGACGTGGACCTGGGCTTCGCTCTCTTCTTCCTCgccctcctctgcttcttcctgCTGGCGACCGTGGTGCGATGTGCCCAAACGGTGGTGGATCCTTATggctccatctccacctccacctacGAGGAGGAGCAGATCAACTGA
- the cers2a gene encoding ceramide synthase 2a, whose protein sequence is MSLREKIWADWIWFPEGHGWADLTDHDGKVFPKMQDLWATVPIAFCFLVIRQIFERTVATPVASLLGVKDKQRVYAPSNPTLESYFCSTSKHPTQSSIESLSKTAGCSERQVQRWFRRRRNQDRPNKHKKFREACWRFTFYLLAFFAGLAVLVDKPWFYDLEQMWEDFPKMPLVPSQYWYYNLELGFYLSLLFSVASDIKRKDFKEQIVHHVATILLISFSWLVNYIRAGTLIMLVHDTSDYLMESAKMFNYAGWRKTCNFMFTMFAAVFIVTRLVILPFWIIHTTWVYPLTLYPPFLGFYFFNGLLMVLQVLHIFWAVLIVRMVVKFLPGNDIVEDERSDKEETESEDEEEDSEGKEKSKNGHIQNGHTSLNNNLRKRN, encoded by the exons ATGTCTCTGCGCGAGAAGATATGGGCCGACTGGATTTGGTTTCCAGAAGGCCACGGCTGGGCGGACCTGACTGACCACGATGGCAAAGTCTTCCCTAAAATGCAGGACCTCTGGGCTACTGTGCCCATCGCCTTCTGCTTCCTGGTCATCAGACAGATATTCGAGAG GACGGTAGCGACACCTGTGGCCTCTTTGCTGGGAGTGAAAGACAAACAGCGTGTTTATGCCCCTTCAAATCCCACCCTGGAATCCTATTTCTGCAGCACATCAAAGCATCCCACACAG AGCTCCATAGAGAGTTTAAGTAAAACGGCGGGCTGTTCGGAACGGCAGGTTCAGAGGTGGTTCAGGCGGCGGAGAAACCAGGACCGGCCCAACAAGCACAAAAAGTTCCGGGAAGCATG TTGGAGATTTACCTTTTACCTTCTTGCTTTCTTTGCTGGCCTGGCAGTCCTTGTCGAT AAACCATGGTTCTATGATCTGGAACAGATGTGGGAAGACTTCCCAAAAATG CCACTGGTGCCTTCTCAGTACTGGTACTACAATCTGGAACTAGGCTTCTACCTCTCGCTGCTTTTTAGCGTAGCATCAGATATCAAACGAAAG GATTTCAAAGAGCAGATAGTTCACCACGTAGCCACCATCCTCCTTATCAGCTTCTCCTGGCTGGTCAACTACATCCGAGCAGGGACTTTGATCATGTTGGTGCATGATACCTCCGATTATCTAATGGAG tCGGCCAAAATGTTCAACTACGCAGGCTGGAGGAAAACCTGCAACTTCATGTTCACTATGTTTGCTGCGGTTTTCATCGTCACCCGACTCGTCATCCTCCCATTCTG GATCATACACACGACGTGGGTGTACCCCCTGACGCTCTACCCCCCCTTCCTCGGCTTCTACTTCTTCAACGGTTTGCTGATGGTGCTGCAGGTTCTTCATATCTTCTGGGCCGTGCTCATCGTGCGGATGGTCGTCAAATTCCTGCCAGGAAAT gacATTGTTGAGGACGAGCGGAGCGACAAGGAGGAGACGGAGTCagaagacgaagaggaggacagCGAGGGGAAGGAAAAGTCTAAAAACGGCCACATTCAGAATGGCCACACTTCACTCAACAACAACCTCAGGAAGAGGAACTGA